A window of Silurus meridionalis isolate SWU-2019-XX chromosome 28, ASM1480568v1, whole genome shotgun sequence contains these coding sequences:
- the tox4b gene encoding TOX high mobility group box family member 4b isoform X2, with the protein MDLNFYSDLTDGTGQPGDPEFLDAQAFNGFDTVQKFPGGSDNFLPISGEGHPFLSSSETFHTPNLGDEEFEIPPISLDPDSALSVSDVVSHFGELERGSAPVVPSNAVVQGDDPSFASTFVNPTTQGLEHLSLMTQQGGGPMLGSTLGMDLGHPIGSQFSSSSPMTIDVPLQDMNHALLGHNPLTTIDQSELSAQLGLSLGAGTILTRTHSPDQPLSATGSPSESLQDDDMDDFRRSVLVESPLSVSPGVISLSPALSEQPAMSMSSVPPTLARKGVGVGGGAKKGKKKKDPNEPQKPVSAYALFFRDTQAAIKGQNPNATFGEVSKIVASMWDSLGEEQKQVYKRKTEAAKKEYLKALAAYRASQLSQPTIEVLDTAPSPPSPPVVAPIVTPASEAPPPQPTPTRSNRIPVHAPDNNTITNICTSNIIIDLPQVTTRSRTGAHKPPAPSAPPTTPTPALPIVTKIIIPKQPSARLPPPLQQMQNTPPPPRLQQMVHSVAPPPLQAKPRGGGAVGQAAAPFASTPPPPLQIKIVPAPAQADVATPIIVHSATDASADGATMEVDVAQPANIISTESEEGMEVELNSSPAHELTPSSGHAVCSRAGCNNPPVESKDWDREYCSNECVATHCRDVFMAWCAIRGQNFTTVT; encoded by the exons TTTCCCGGAGGAAGCGACAACTTTTTGCCCATCAGTGGAGAGGGCCACCCTTTCCTGTCCTCCTCCGAG ACTTTCCACACACCAAATTTGGGTGATGAAGAGTTTGAGATCCCTCCCATCTCCCTGGACCCCGACTCGGCTCTCAGCGTTTCAGATGTGGTGTCACACTTCGGAGAGCTGGAGAGGGGTTCAGCCCCTGTCGTCCCCAGCAACGCTGTGGTGCAGGGTGACGACCCTTCCTTCGCCTCAACTTTTGTTAACCCAACAACACAAGGGCTTGAGCATTTGAGCCTGATGACCCAGCAGGGAGGTGGACCAATGTTGGGATCAACTCTGGGAATG GATCTTGGACATCCAATTGGCTCGCAGTTCAGCAGCTCCTCCCCCATGACCATTGACGTGCCACTACAAGACATGAATCATGCCCTGCTGGGGCACAATCCACTGACCACCATTGACCAGTCAGAGCTTAGTGCCCAGCTGGGTCTTAGTCTAGGGGCCGGGACCATTCTGACCCGCACACACTCACCTGACCAGCCACTTTCAGCCACAGGCTCACCTTCAGAGTCCCTACAGGACGACGACATGGACGACTTCCGAAGG AGCGTACTGGTGGAgtcccctctctctgtctctcccggtgttatctctctctcccctgcTCTCTCAGAACAACCTGCCATGTCTATGTCTTCTGTTCCACCCACCTTGGCACGTAAAGGTGTAGGTGTTGGAGGAGGGGCCAAAAAAggcaagaagaaaaaagaccCCAATGAGCCCCAGAAGCCAGTTTCAGCTTATGCGTTGTTCTTCCGTGATACACAGGCAGCTATCAAGGGCCAGAACCCCAACGCCACGTTTGGAGAGGTGTCCAAGATTGTCGCTTCCATGTGGGACAGTCTCGGGGAGGAGCAGAAGCAG GTCTATAAGAGGAAGACTGAAGCTGCAAAGAAGGAATATCTTAAAGCCCTGGCAGCGTACAGAGCCAGTCAGCTATCACAG CCCACTATTGAAGTGCTGGACACTGCGCCTTCTCCACCCTCCCCTCCTGTTGTGGCTCCCATTGTGACTCCTGCCTCTGAGGCGCCGCCCCCTCAGCCCACACCCACACGCTCAAACCGCATCCCAGTGCATGCACCCGACAACAACACTATCACCAACATTTGCACGTCGAACATCATCATCGACCTGCCGCAGGTGACTACGCGGTCACGCACGGGCGCCCACAAGCCGCCTGCTCCTTCAGCTCCGCCCACCACGCCGACCCCGGCTCTGCCCATAGTCACCAAGATCATCATCCCCAAGCAGCCTTCAGCCCGCCTGCCGCCGCCCCTGCAGCAGATGCAAAACACACCGCCGCCCCCACGCCTCCAGCAGATGGTGCATTCTGTTGCCCCGCCGCCACTTCAGGCCAAACCTCGTGGAGGGGGTGCGGTCGGCCAGGCCGCCGCCCCCTTTGCctccacacctcctcctcctctgcaAATCAAGATAGTTCCCGCCCCTGCCCAGGCAGATGTGGCCACACCCATTATTGTACATAGTGCCACAGATGCATCAGCAGATGGCGCCACCATGGAAGTGGACGTGGCACAGCCTGCTAATATAATTAGCACCGAGTCAGAGGAAGGG ATGGAGGTAGAGCTGAACAGCTCTCCAGCACATGAGTTGACTCCCTCTTCAGGTCATGCTGTGTGTTCTCGTGCTGGTTGCAACAACCCACCAGTCGAGAGCAAAGACTGGGACAGAGAATACTGTAGCAACGAGTGTGTGGCCACGCATTGCAG GGACGTGTTCATGGCCTGGTGtgcaatcagaggacagaactTCACCACGGTCACTTAA
- the tox4b gene encoding TOX high mobility group box family member 4b isoform X4 has protein sequence MEFPGGSDNFLPISGEGHPFLSSSETFHTPNLGDEEFEIPPISLDPDSALSVSDVVSHFGELERGSAPVVPSNAVVQGDDPSFASTFVNPTTQGLEHLSLMTQQGGGPMLGSTLGMDLGHPIGSQFSSSSPMTIDVPLQDMNHALLGHNPLTTIDQSELSAQLGLSLGAGTILTRTHSPDQPLSATGSPSESLQDDDMDDFRRSVLVESPLSVSPGVISLSPALSEQPAMSMSSVPPTLARKGVGVGGGAKKGKKKKDPNEPQKPVSAYALFFRDTQAAIKGQNPNATFGEVSKIVASMWDSLGEEQKQVYKRKTEAAKKEYLKALAAYRASQLSQPTIEVLDTAPSPPSPPVVAPIVTPASEAPPPQPTPTRSNRIPVHAPDNNTITNICTSNIIIDLPQVTTRSRTGAHKPPAPSAPPTTPTPALPIVTKIIIPKQPSARLPPPLQQMQNTPPPPRLQQMVHSVAPPPLQAKPRGGGAVGQAAAPFASTPPPPLQIKIVPAPAQADVATPIIVHSATDASADGATMEVDVAQPANIISTESEEGMEVELNSSPAHELTPSSGHAVCSRAGCNNPPVESKDWDREYCSNECVATHCRDVFMAWCAIRGQNFTTVT, from the exons TTTCCCGGAGGAAGCGACAACTTTTTGCCCATCAGTGGAGAGGGCCACCCTTTCCTGTCCTCCTCCGAG ACTTTCCACACACCAAATTTGGGTGATGAAGAGTTTGAGATCCCTCCCATCTCCCTGGACCCCGACTCGGCTCTCAGCGTTTCAGATGTGGTGTCACACTTCGGAGAGCTGGAGAGGGGTTCAGCCCCTGTCGTCCCCAGCAACGCTGTGGTGCAGGGTGACGACCCTTCCTTCGCCTCAACTTTTGTTAACCCAACAACACAAGGGCTTGAGCATTTGAGCCTGATGACCCAGCAGGGAGGTGGACCAATGTTGGGATCAACTCTGGGAATG GATCTTGGACATCCAATTGGCTCGCAGTTCAGCAGCTCCTCCCCCATGACCATTGACGTGCCACTACAAGACATGAATCATGCCCTGCTGGGGCACAATCCACTGACCACCATTGACCAGTCAGAGCTTAGTGCCCAGCTGGGTCTTAGTCTAGGGGCCGGGACCATTCTGACCCGCACACACTCACCTGACCAGCCACTTTCAGCCACAGGCTCACCTTCAGAGTCCCTACAGGACGACGACATGGACGACTTCCGAAGG AGCGTACTGGTGGAgtcccctctctctgtctctcccggtgttatctctctctcccctgcTCTCTCAGAACAACCTGCCATGTCTATGTCTTCTGTTCCACCCACCTTGGCACGTAAAGGTGTAGGTGTTGGAGGAGGGGCCAAAAAAggcaagaagaaaaaagaccCCAATGAGCCCCAGAAGCCAGTTTCAGCTTATGCGTTGTTCTTCCGTGATACACAGGCAGCTATCAAGGGCCAGAACCCCAACGCCACGTTTGGAGAGGTGTCCAAGATTGTCGCTTCCATGTGGGACAGTCTCGGGGAGGAGCAGAAGCAG GTCTATAAGAGGAAGACTGAAGCTGCAAAGAAGGAATATCTTAAAGCCCTGGCAGCGTACAGAGCCAGTCAGCTATCACAG CCCACTATTGAAGTGCTGGACACTGCGCCTTCTCCACCCTCCCCTCCTGTTGTGGCTCCCATTGTGACTCCTGCCTCTGAGGCGCCGCCCCCTCAGCCCACACCCACACGCTCAAACCGCATCCCAGTGCATGCACCCGACAACAACACTATCACCAACATTTGCACGTCGAACATCATCATCGACCTGCCGCAGGTGACTACGCGGTCACGCACGGGCGCCCACAAGCCGCCTGCTCCTTCAGCTCCGCCCACCACGCCGACCCCGGCTCTGCCCATAGTCACCAAGATCATCATCCCCAAGCAGCCTTCAGCCCGCCTGCCGCCGCCCCTGCAGCAGATGCAAAACACACCGCCGCCCCCACGCCTCCAGCAGATGGTGCATTCTGTTGCCCCGCCGCCACTTCAGGCCAAACCTCGTGGAGGGGGTGCGGTCGGCCAGGCCGCCGCCCCCTTTGCctccacacctcctcctcctctgcaAATCAAGATAGTTCCCGCCCCTGCCCAGGCAGATGTGGCCACACCCATTATTGTACATAGTGCCACAGATGCATCAGCAGATGGCGCCACCATGGAAGTGGACGTGGCACAGCCTGCTAATATAATTAGCACCGAGTCAGAGGAAGGG ATGGAGGTAGAGCTGAACAGCTCTCCAGCACATGAGTTGACTCCCTCTTCAGGTCATGCTGTGTGTTCTCGTGCTGGTTGCAACAACCCACCAGTCGAGAGCAAAGACTGGGACAGAGAATACTGTAGCAACGAGTGTGTGGCCACGCATTGCAG GGACGTGTTCATGGCCTGGTGtgcaatcagaggacagaactTCACCACGGTCACTTAA
- the tox4b gene encoding TOX high mobility group box family member 4b isoform X3, with protein MEFPGGSDNFLPISGEGHPFLSSSEVPLHSTYSLRIQDAETFHTPNLGDEEFEIPPISLDPDSALSVSDVVSHFGELERGSAPVVPSNAVVQGDDPSFASTFVNPTTQGLEHLSLMTQQGGGPMLGSTLGMDLGHPIGSQFSSSSPMTIDVPLQDMNHALLGHNPLTTIDQSELSAQLGLSLGAGTILTRTHSPDQPLSATGSPSESLQDDDMDDFRRSVLVESPLSVSPGVISLSPALSEQPAMSMSSVPPTLARKGVGVGGGAKKGKKKKDPNEPQKPVSAYALFFRDTQAAIKGQNPNATFGEVSKIVASMWDSLGEEQKQVYKRKTEAAKKEYLKALAAYRASQLSQPTIEVLDTAPSPPSPPVVAPIVTPASEAPPPQPTPTRSNRIPVHAPDNNTITNICTSNIIIDLPQVTTRSRTGAHKPPAPSAPPTTPTPALPIVTKIIIPKQPSARLPPPLQQMQNTPPPPRLQQMVHSVAPPPLQAKPRGGGAVGQAAAPFASTPPPPLQIKIVPAPAQADVATPIIVHSATDASADGATMEVDVAQPANIISTESEEGMEVELNSSPAHELTPSSGHAVCSRAGCNNPPVESKDWDREYCSNECVATHCRDVFMAWCAIRGQNFTTVT; from the exons TTTCCCGGAGGAAGCGACAACTTTTTGCCCATCAGTGGAGAGGGCCACCCTTTCCTGTCCTCCTCCGAGGTACCTCTCCACTCCACATACTCCCTTCGAATCCAGGATGCCGAG ACTTTCCACACACCAAATTTGGGTGATGAAGAGTTTGAGATCCCTCCCATCTCCCTGGACCCCGACTCGGCTCTCAGCGTTTCAGATGTGGTGTCACACTTCGGAGAGCTGGAGAGGGGTTCAGCCCCTGTCGTCCCCAGCAACGCTGTGGTGCAGGGTGACGACCCTTCCTTCGCCTCAACTTTTGTTAACCCAACAACACAAGGGCTTGAGCATTTGAGCCTGATGACCCAGCAGGGAGGTGGACCAATGTTGGGATCAACTCTGGGAATG GATCTTGGACATCCAATTGGCTCGCAGTTCAGCAGCTCCTCCCCCATGACCATTGACGTGCCACTACAAGACATGAATCATGCCCTGCTGGGGCACAATCCACTGACCACCATTGACCAGTCAGAGCTTAGTGCCCAGCTGGGTCTTAGTCTAGGGGCCGGGACCATTCTGACCCGCACACACTCACCTGACCAGCCACTTTCAGCCACAGGCTCACCTTCAGAGTCCCTACAGGACGACGACATGGACGACTTCCGAAGG AGCGTACTGGTGGAgtcccctctctctgtctctcccggtgttatctctctctcccctgcTCTCTCAGAACAACCTGCCATGTCTATGTCTTCTGTTCCACCCACCTTGGCACGTAAAGGTGTAGGTGTTGGAGGAGGGGCCAAAAAAggcaagaagaaaaaagaccCCAATGAGCCCCAGAAGCCAGTTTCAGCTTATGCGTTGTTCTTCCGTGATACACAGGCAGCTATCAAGGGCCAGAACCCCAACGCCACGTTTGGAGAGGTGTCCAAGATTGTCGCTTCCATGTGGGACAGTCTCGGGGAGGAGCAGAAGCAG GTCTATAAGAGGAAGACTGAAGCTGCAAAGAAGGAATATCTTAAAGCCCTGGCAGCGTACAGAGCCAGTCAGCTATCACAG CCCACTATTGAAGTGCTGGACACTGCGCCTTCTCCACCCTCCCCTCCTGTTGTGGCTCCCATTGTGACTCCTGCCTCTGAGGCGCCGCCCCCTCAGCCCACACCCACACGCTCAAACCGCATCCCAGTGCATGCACCCGACAACAACACTATCACCAACATTTGCACGTCGAACATCATCATCGACCTGCCGCAGGTGACTACGCGGTCACGCACGGGCGCCCACAAGCCGCCTGCTCCTTCAGCTCCGCCCACCACGCCGACCCCGGCTCTGCCCATAGTCACCAAGATCATCATCCCCAAGCAGCCTTCAGCCCGCCTGCCGCCGCCCCTGCAGCAGATGCAAAACACACCGCCGCCCCCACGCCTCCAGCAGATGGTGCATTCTGTTGCCCCGCCGCCACTTCAGGCCAAACCTCGTGGAGGGGGTGCGGTCGGCCAGGCCGCCGCCCCCTTTGCctccacacctcctcctcctctgcaAATCAAGATAGTTCCCGCCCCTGCCCAGGCAGATGTGGCCACACCCATTATTGTACATAGTGCCACAGATGCATCAGCAGATGGCGCCACCATGGAAGTGGACGTGGCACAGCCTGCTAATATAATTAGCACCGAGTCAGAGGAAGGG ATGGAGGTAGAGCTGAACAGCTCTCCAGCACATGAGTTGACTCCCTCTTCAGGTCATGCTGTGTGTTCTCGTGCTGGTTGCAACAACCCACCAGTCGAGAGCAAAGACTGGGACAGAGAATACTGTAGCAACGAGTGTGTGGCCACGCATTGCAG GGACGTGTTCATGGCCTGGTGtgcaatcagaggacagaactTCACCACGGTCACTTAA
- the tox4b gene encoding TOX high mobility group box family member 4b isoform X1, translating into MDLNFYSDLTDGTGQPGDPEFLDAQAFNGFDTVQKFPGGSDNFLPISGEGHPFLSSSEVPLHSTYSLRIQDAETFHTPNLGDEEFEIPPISLDPDSALSVSDVVSHFGELERGSAPVVPSNAVVQGDDPSFASTFVNPTTQGLEHLSLMTQQGGGPMLGSTLGMDLGHPIGSQFSSSSPMTIDVPLQDMNHALLGHNPLTTIDQSELSAQLGLSLGAGTILTRTHSPDQPLSATGSPSESLQDDDMDDFRRSVLVESPLSVSPGVISLSPALSEQPAMSMSSVPPTLARKGVGVGGGAKKGKKKKDPNEPQKPVSAYALFFRDTQAAIKGQNPNATFGEVSKIVASMWDSLGEEQKQVYKRKTEAAKKEYLKALAAYRASQLSQPTIEVLDTAPSPPSPPVVAPIVTPASEAPPPQPTPTRSNRIPVHAPDNNTITNICTSNIIIDLPQVTTRSRTGAHKPPAPSAPPTTPTPALPIVTKIIIPKQPSARLPPPLQQMQNTPPPPRLQQMVHSVAPPPLQAKPRGGGAVGQAAAPFASTPPPPLQIKIVPAPAQADVATPIIVHSATDASADGATMEVDVAQPANIISTESEEGMEVELNSSPAHELTPSSGHAVCSRAGCNNPPVESKDWDREYCSNECVATHCRDVFMAWCAIRGQNFTTVT; encoded by the exons TTTCCCGGAGGAAGCGACAACTTTTTGCCCATCAGTGGAGAGGGCCACCCTTTCCTGTCCTCCTCCGAGGTACCTCTCCACTCCACATACTCCCTTCGAATCCAGGATGCCGAG ACTTTCCACACACCAAATTTGGGTGATGAAGAGTTTGAGATCCCTCCCATCTCCCTGGACCCCGACTCGGCTCTCAGCGTTTCAGATGTGGTGTCACACTTCGGAGAGCTGGAGAGGGGTTCAGCCCCTGTCGTCCCCAGCAACGCTGTGGTGCAGGGTGACGACCCTTCCTTCGCCTCAACTTTTGTTAACCCAACAACACAAGGGCTTGAGCATTTGAGCCTGATGACCCAGCAGGGAGGTGGACCAATGTTGGGATCAACTCTGGGAATG GATCTTGGACATCCAATTGGCTCGCAGTTCAGCAGCTCCTCCCCCATGACCATTGACGTGCCACTACAAGACATGAATCATGCCCTGCTGGGGCACAATCCACTGACCACCATTGACCAGTCAGAGCTTAGTGCCCAGCTGGGTCTTAGTCTAGGGGCCGGGACCATTCTGACCCGCACACACTCACCTGACCAGCCACTTTCAGCCACAGGCTCACCTTCAGAGTCCCTACAGGACGACGACATGGACGACTTCCGAAGG AGCGTACTGGTGGAgtcccctctctctgtctctcccggtgttatctctctctcccctgcTCTCTCAGAACAACCTGCCATGTCTATGTCTTCTGTTCCACCCACCTTGGCACGTAAAGGTGTAGGTGTTGGAGGAGGGGCCAAAAAAggcaagaagaaaaaagaccCCAATGAGCCCCAGAAGCCAGTTTCAGCTTATGCGTTGTTCTTCCGTGATACACAGGCAGCTATCAAGGGCCAGAACCCCAACGCCACGTTTGGAGAGGTGTCCAAGATTGTCGCTTCCATGTGGGACAGTCTCGGGGAGGAGCAGAAGCAG GTCTATAAGAGGAAGACTGAAGCTGCAAAGAAGGAATATCTTAAAGCCCTGGCAGCGTACAGAGCCAGTCAGCTATCACAG CCCACTATTGAAGTGCTGGACACTGCGCCTTCTCCACCCTCCCCTCCTGTTGTGGCTCCCATTGTGACTCCTGCCTCTGAGGCGCCGCCCCCTCAGCCCACACCCACACGCTCAAACCGCATCCCAGTGCATGCACCCGACAACAACACTATCACCAACATTTGCACGTCGAACATCATCATCGACCTGCCGCAGGTGACTACGCGGTCACGCACGGGCGCCCACAAGCCGCCTGCTCCTTCAGCTCCGCCCACCACGCCGACCCCGGCTCTGCCCATAGTCACCAAGATCATCATCCCCAAGCAGCCTTCAGCCCGCCTGCCGCCGCCCCTGCAGCAGATGCAAAACACACCGCCGCCCCCACGCCTCCAGCAGATGGTGCATTCTGTTGCCCCGCCGCCACTTCAGGCCAAACCTCGTGGAGGGGGTGCGGTCGGCCAGGCCGCCGCCCCCTTTGCctccacacctcctcctcctctgcaAATCAAGATAGTTCCCGCCCCTGCCCAGGCAGATGTGGCCACACCCATTATTGTACATAGTGCCACAGATGCATCAGCAGATGGCGCCACCATGGAAGTGGACGTGGCACAGCCTGCTAATATAATTAGCACCGAGTCAGAGGAAGGG ATGGAGGTAGAGCTGAACAGCTCTCCAGCACATGAGTTGACTCCCTCTTCAGGTCATGCTGTGTGTTCTCGTGCTGGTTGCAACAACCCACCAGTCGAGAGCAAAGACTGGGACAGAGAATACTGTAGCAACGAGTGTGTGGCCACGCATTGCAG GGACGTGTTCATGGCCTGGTGtgcaatcagaggacagaactTCACCACGGTCACTTAA